The Changchengzhania lutea genomic sequence TTTGGAGGCTTTAGCTCCTTAGAAGATTATATTATAGGTGTGCAAACAGATTTTATTCCGTTTCACATCATCTATGCTTTTATAAAAACTTTTATTTTCGCCTTTTGTCTGGCTACCATTCCATCCTATCATGGGTACTATATGAAAGGTGGTGCCTTAGAAGTTGGACAAGCCAGTACAACATCCTTTGTTTGGACTAGTGTGGCCATCATTCTTTTAAATTATATACTCACCCAAATGTTATTAAGCTAATGATAGAAGTAAAAAATTTACATAAGTCGTTTGGAAAGATTGAGGTTTTAAAAGGGATAAGCACAACTTTTGAAAAAGGAAAAACCAACCTCATCATTGGACAAAGTGGCTCTGGAAAAACTGTTTTTCTAAAGTGCTTATTAGGCTTGTTTAATTATGAAAAAGGCTCCATTTCTTATGATGGAAAAATATTTTCAAAATTATCTGAAGATGAAAAACGAAATATTCGTGCAGAAATTGGCATGGTGTTTCAAGGTAGTGCCTTGTTTGACTCGATGACTATTGAGGAAAATGTTATGTTTCCATTGCGGATGTTTACCAAACAAAGCAAGAGTGAAATGAAAGATCGCGTTAATTTTGTTTTAAAACGCGTCAATTTAGATGATGCTCATAAAAAAATGCCCAGTGAAGCTTCAGGCGGGATGCAGAAGCGTGTCGCGATTGCGCGCGCCATTGTTAATAAACCAAAGTATTTGTTTTGCGATGAACCTAATTCTGGTTTAGATCCTAAAACAGCTATCGTTATTGATAATCTGATAAAAGAGATTACTGAGGAATATCAAATTACCACAGTAATCAATTCACATGACATGAATTCTGTTATGGAAATCGGTGAGAAGATTGTCTTTCTTAGAAATGGCTTAAAAGCATGGGAAGGCAGTAAGGACACTATTTTCAAAACAGACAATGAAGTAGTTACCGATTTTGTGTATTCTTCTAACTTATTTAAAAAAGTAAGACAAATGTATATTGAAGAGCGCCAATAGCTAATTTAGTCTATCAACAACAAGCGTATCTAATTTCAGTTTAATTTTAAGCCATTTTTCAAGTTTAGCTTGGTCTTTTTTTCTTAAATCCTCTTTTGTAACATCTTTCCATTTAACTGAAAAAACCGGTAGAGTATCCATTTTAGAAAAGTTTGAATTAATAACATTCGCATAAGAAAACTGCTCAATCGTTTCGTAATTCACGGCAACTTCCTTAGTCAATTCGTCAAATGCAATATAATTCCGTTCCAATTTAGAAAGTTGTCTTATTTTATTTTCTAAGAATGCAATTTGTTGTGTTTGGGTTAACAAGTCTAAAGAATCACGCGTTCTCAATTCTTCCATGTATCTAAAATTATCTAAATTTTTAGATCTATTTTGATTGACCACTAATGTACTATTTGCCAATGCTCTGTAACCCTTCATTCTCCCATTCAACACTGCAATAGTCGATTCTGGTATTTCATCCAATCCGAAGGTATTTATTTCAATTAATGAATTTTCATCTCCTGAATACTTGTATGATGCATTATTTCTTAAATAATCTGCATGCGGTAAAGCTGCCAATTCATTTTCAACGAATGATCTCGCATCCCGATTAAAATTACTCTCTTTTAAAACGTTAAGGAAGGTCCAAACGGCAGGAACCATAACCACTATAGCCAACAAGGTCGCTAACCTTGAAATCATTAACCGTTTTTTAGAATTCGCATATTTTAGCATGGGAAATCTCAAGAGCTTTAAAACCAAAAAGGTAGCGAGCGCTATAAAAATCGTATTGATAGTAAATAGGTACATGGCTCCACCGAAATACATCCAATTCCCTTTTGCCAAACCATAACCCGCAGTGCATAATGGTGGCATTAACGCAGTAGCAATAGCTACACCAAAAATGACTGAAGCAATTGTTCCGCGTTTTGTGCGTGCAATTATTAATGCTAATCCACCAAAAAATGCAATTAATACATCCCTTATATCTGGGCGTACACGACCTAAAAGCTCTGATGTATCCTCACTTAAAGGAAATAAATAGAAGAAAAGGAATGCGGTTAACAAACTCAACACAATCATAATTGCTAGGTTTATCAAAGACTTTTTCAGGGTATCAATATCATTAATAGCAATGGAAAGACCAACACCTAAAATGGGACCCATCAAGGGAGAAATTAGCATGGCACCAATTACTACAGCTGTAGAATTTGCGTTTAAACCAATGGATGCTACAAAAATGGAACAGATTAAAATCCATGCGGTAGCGCCCTTAAATGGAATATCCTTTTTAATGGCTTCTACAGTTTCATCTCTATCTGTATCTTCTCTAAAATCCAAAAGCTCACTTAGAAACCTGCTTATACTTTTAAAAAGACCACGTGCATCTTTTTTAACCGCTTCCTTGCTTTGTTCTACAATTTCGTCTTTCTCGAGTGCTTCCTTTTTGATGTCATCTTCAGAAAAGTTGAATTTATTTTCTTCCATAATTAACCGTATTGAACACCAAATTCATCTTTCACCTTTTGGAGTACTTGTTTAATATCTTGTTCTTTTGACTTGGGATAAATGAGTAAAACCTCTTCCTTATCCACAATAATATAAT encodes the following:
- a CDS encoding ABC transporter ATP-binding protein, translating into MIEVKNLHKSFGKIEVLKGISTTFEKGKTNLIIGQSGSGKTVFLKCLLGLFNYEKGSISYDGKIFSKLSEDEKRNIRAEIGMVFQGSALFDSMTIEENVMFPLRMFTKQSKSEMKDRVNFVLKRVNLDDAHKKMPSEASGGMQKRVAIARAIVNKPKYLFCDEPNSGLDPKTAIVIDNLIKEITEEYQITTVINSHDMNSVMEIGEKIVFLRNGLKAWEGSKDTIFKTDNEVVTDFVYSSNLFKKVRQMYIEERQ
- a CDS encoding DUF389 domain-containing protein codes for the protein MEENKFNFSEDDIKKEALEKDEIVEQSKEAVKKDARGLFKSISRFLSELLDFREDTDRDETVEAIKKDIPFKGATAWILICSIFVASIGLNANSTAVVIGAMLISPLMGPILGVGLSIAINDIDTLKKSLINLAIMIVLSLLTAFLFFYLFPLSEDTSELLGRVRPDIRDVLIAFFGGLALIIARTKRGTIASVIFGVAIATALMPPLCTAGYGLAKGNWMYFGGAMYLFTINTIFIALATFLVLKLLRFPMLKYANSKKRLMISRLATLLAIVVMVPAVWTFLNVLKESNFNRDARSFVENELAALPHADYLRNNASYKYSGDENSLIEINTFGLDEIPESTIAVLNGRMKGYRALANSTLVVNQNRSKNLDNFRYMEELRTRDSLDLLTQTQQIAFLENKIRQLSKLERNYIAFDELTKEVAVNYETIEQFSYANVINSNFSKMDTLPVFSVKWKDVTKEDLRKKDQAKLEKWLKIKLKLDTLVVDRLN